The stretch of DNA ACTGTTGCTCGTTGTTCCGGGCTGGCTGACGTTATGGATAGCCATTTTCGCAGATATGGGAGTAACCTTACTCGTTACAATTAATGGCTTACGGCTGCTAAGAGTAAAAGAATAGAAGGGCAAGACAGTTTTGGACGGGATAGAGGGTGTGTGTCTGATGAATAACAGGTGGAATAAGTGGGTATATCGATGGTGGTCGCCGGTTTATGATCATTTTTTTAATAAAGGGCCGTTTCTAAAAGCTCGGCAGGAACTATTCAATGACGTTTACTTTCATGAAGGTGATAAGGTTTTGTTTGTTGGGGTCGGTACGGGTGCTGATCTTGAGCAAATTCCCATTGACCGGCTGGATATCACAGCGATTGACTATTCTGAAGAGATGCTTGCCCAGGCGAAAAAGAAATTCCCAACTACTTCTATATTCTTTCAGCAGATGGATGCCCAACAATTAACCCTTCCGGACGGAGCTTTCGATTATGTAGTGGCCAGCTTAATCCTATCTGTTGTTCCCGACAGTCACAAGTCCTTTGAAGAAATGGTCCGAGTGACACGGTCAAAGGGCCAAATGATTATTTTTGATAAATTCTCTTCTAAGTCTTCTTTATTAAAGAAACTAATTAGGCCGGTCATTAAGGCTTTAGGTACGGATATCGGTCTCTCCTTTGAAAAGATCTATGAAAAACATAGTGGCGAGAAGCTAACCCTCTTAGAAAATCGCGCTGTGTTGTTCGGTGGAATGTATCGAAAAATAAAGATTAGAAAAAACTAACACAATCGGAATTCTTTCGTTTTAGAAAAAGATAAATTTGGAGCCATTAAATGAGCTCTTTGGGGGATTTGACATGGGGCATCATCACCATCATCATGGACATTCACACGGCCATTCGCATGGTCATTCACATACAAGTAACAAGAAAGCACTATTGAGTTCTTTCATACTAATAGCAGCTTTTATGGTTGTTGAAGTCATTGGCGGTTTGTTAACAAATAGCTTGGCACTATTGTCTGATGCAGGCCATATGCTTAGCGATGCAGCAGCATTAGGATTAAGCTTTTTCGCCATCAAACTTGGCGAGAAACAGGGGTCTCAGGAAAAAACCTATGGTTACAAGCGCTTTGAAATTATCGCTGCGGCATTAAATGGAATCACGCTAGTTGTTATTTCTCTTTATATCTTTTATGAGGCTATTCATCGCTTTTTCGATCCGCCAGAGGTGCAAAGCACGGGTATGTTAATGATTTCTGTACTAGGCTTACTGGTTAACATAGTTGCTGCTTGGATCTTAATGAAAGGCGATAAAGATGAGAATCTGAATGTGAGGAGTGCCTTTTTACATGTACTAGGAGATATGCTAGGGTCAGTTGGAGCCATTGTTGCCGCACTTCTTATCATGTTTTTCGGCTGGGGAATTGCCGATCCGATTACCAGTGTGATTGTGGCTGTTTTGATCCTAATAAGTGGATATAGGGTAGCAAAGGATTCCTTCCATATTTTGATGGAAGGTGCCCCAGAACAAATCGATATGAACCAAGTAAAAACAGCACTTGGTAAAATTCCACTGGTGAAGGAAGTCCATGATTTGCATATTTGGACAATTACTTCAGGCTACCCAGTTTTAAGCTGCCATATGACGATCTGTGATGACGGTGTCCATGACGAGATCTTGGCCCAATCACAAAAAATCCTTCATGACGATTTCCACATTGAGCATAGTACCATTCAGGTTGAAAGAGAATGCATTGGCTGTCCCAGCCCACATGGGACTTGTAATTAAGGTAAAAGACATCTGAAAAAGGATGTCTTTTTTTGTGGAAAGGGCATTCTATCAATGATGAGTTAATTGTCGGTTTTTAATCCAAAATTCACAATTCCGTAATATTTAATAGTAAAAATGTAATTGACAATCATTATCAATGAAAATACAATAGTATACAGATAAGTGAAAATGAGATTCATTATCAACAAGAAACCTTCAAGGTGGGATACGATGGGCAAGAACTTATTACATAAAATAGTTATCCTTTTACTAATTGTCGGATTTTCTATACAGAATCCTGCATTAGCTGCTGGAAATGCCAAAGAAGATATCATGAAAGCAGAAGAATCGGTAAATGAAGCAATTGGCTATGCTGCCGAAGGAAACCTTTCAGAGGCAGAGAAAGCCTATGAACAATTTAATAAAACCTGGAGAGAAATTGAAGAAGGTATTAAAGCTGAATCAGCAACTGCCTATCGAGATATTGAATCAAATATGGGCAAGGTTGTTTATGCCTTTACTATAAAAAAACAGGATCAAGTACTAGAGGCTTTACAGGGCCTAAAAGCTGTTAATGAAAAAGTAGCTAATGGCGGCTATCCAAAAGAGGCGGGCTTTAAGAAAGAAGATATAACACTAGAAGAATTTATTCTTTTACTTCAAAATACAAAAAAAGAAATCAAAAACGAGAATCGAACTCAAGCCGTTTCCAGTATTCAAAAAGCCAGCGATAGTTGGTTAAGCGTGGAAGGAATTGTGGTTGCACAATCTGCAAAAGTATACAGTGACTCGGAAAGAGATTTAGTTACGATCCAAGCAATGCTTACCGCTAATCCACCAAACTATGAGAAAGCAACTCAAACCATCGATAACATGGTAAATTACCTTACTCCTTTAGCGAGTAAATCTGAATACACGTATTGGGATGCGGCAATGATTCTCATTCGCGAAGGCTTAGAAGCTTTACTTGTAGTTATTGCTCTGATGTCTTTTGTGAAAAAATCAGGTCTGACAAAAGGGAAAGGTTGGATTTGGTCTGGAGTAGCAGCTGGTTTAGGTGTTAGTTTAATCCTTGCCCTGATTGTTAAGTTTGTTATCTCATCTGGTGCATTTGGAAATAACAACGCGCTGATAGGCGGATGGACAGGGGTATTTGCTGCAGTCATGTTATTGTACATGAGTTACTGGCTTCATAGTCAATCCAATATCGCTGATTGGAATCGCTATATTCGTGAAAAAAGTCAGACAGCAGTTACCACAGGCCGGCTTGTATCATTAGGTATTCTTGCCTTTCTGGCGGTATTTCGTGAAGGAACGGAAACAGTATTATTTTATATAGGGATGGCGAGTCAAATTAAGCTCCAATCTCTTTTAATTGGTTTTTTAATAGGTGCTGCCATACTTGGGGTATTAGCCTATTTACTAATTATTGTTGGTCTTAAATTACCACTTCGTCCATTCTTTATGGTATCAAGTGTCATCGTTTTTTATCTATGTATTAAATTTACTGGAATGGGTATTCATAGCCTGCAATTGGCGGGATTAATCCCAACCACAAATTCACAAAGTATCCCAAGTATAGATTTCTTTGCTTTATATCCAACATGGGAAAGCACGATCCCACAGGTCATTCTTGTCCTCGGTGCAGTTTTCATTCTTCTATTTAAAAGATTGAAAACTAAAAATGTAATGACAGCAGCAGAAAATAATTAATAGAGAAAGTAGGATAAAAATTATGAAAAAATTAACATCAATGGTTGTAGCATTTGGTCTTGGAAGTGCATTATTTTTAGCGGGATGTAGTTCTACTGAAAGTAAAGTATCAGATGGGGTAAATGAAATGATAGAGACAACTGGGCAATTATCAAAAGCAATTGATAAGGGTGACCAGGCTAAGGTAAAGGAAGTTGGACCAAAATTGGAAGATCAATGGTCATCATTCGAGGATGACGTGAAAAAAGATAATAAGGATTTGTATGAGAAGATTGAAAAATATCTTGACCCAACGATTGCTGGTTCAGAGGCAGACACATTAGATAAAGATGCATTAAGCACATTGAACGATCAACTTACTGATGCTTTGAAAGAATTAGCAGATAAAACAAAATAAAAAGGTAGGAGGCTGACATATAATGGTCAGTCTCTTTCTTATTTTGTAAGGAAATCTCCACATTTTCTGCATGAATTTATGTTATCGTTTAAATATAAATTTATTGCGATTAAAGGTGATCAGATTGTACAGTTTATTGAGCAAGATAAGTGGAGTATTAAGTCAGCCGTTTTTTAACATCGCAAATAGCCTAGAATCGTGGCCAATTGTCTTTGCTTTAATCTTAGGGTTAGTAGGGGCCCTTGCTCCTTGTCAATTAACGGGGAATATCAGTGCTGTTACTCTTTATGGGAACCGGTCTATTCAAAGAAAAATAGCATGGAGAGATGTCCTTAGCTTTACTTTAGGTAAAATTGTAGCCTTTTCATTACTTGGTGCTTTAGTGTGGCTACTCGGCAGAGAAATTGAACAAAATCTGACTTTTTATTTTCCGTGGCTTCGAAAGATAATGGGACCTTTATTAATAGTAGTAGGTTTATTTATGTTAGGTTTCATTAAATTGAAAGGGACATTTCATTTGTTTAAAGGTTCGAAAGAGTATAAGCATGAAAATCCATTCGGTTCATTTATGCTCGGATTAAGTTTCTCACTTGCCTTTTGCCCAACGATGTTTATTCTCTTTTTTGTCACGTTAATGCCGGTCGTATTAGCTAGTCCCTATGGGATTTGTTCTCCCATCCATATTTGCAATTGGAACAGCGATTCCTCTCCTAATCTTTATCTTAATCATTTGGTACCTCGGTGGCAGTGGAGCTATCATGAAGAGAGGGAGAAAGTTTGGTATGGTGATTCAATGGATTGCAGGCGGGGTAATGCTGCTATTAGGTATTTTTGACACATTAACTTATTGGTCTTTATAAATTGAATAAGCAAAAAGAAAAAACAACGAACGCCCTCGTTGTTTTTTCTTTTTGCATAATTTATGGCATGATACTAATCCCATTCGGAGTTTCCCCAACTTTTATAGTTCTAATTACTTTATTTTGTGAATTATCGATGACACTTACCGTATTGGCAAACATATTTGTAATATAGGTATATTTATTATCTGGACTTGTTACTACACCGTGAGAACCATTTTCTGTCTCAATAGTTGCTACTTCCTGCTTTGTATTTAAATCCACTTTTGTTACGGAATGGGAGGGTAAGTCTTCTGTACCTTGATTTGCAACATAGGCAAACTGATTATCAGACTGAATATAAACTTGTGCGGGACCATTTCCAACATTCACTTTATCGATTTTTCCTGAAGTTAAATCAATAATAGCCAAGGCGTTCTCTTTGTTAATTGTTACAACTAAGGTTTTTCCGTCAGAGGTAATTCCGGTCGTAACAGGTGTTTCCCCAACCTTTATTTTTCTTTCTTCTTTAAAGCTTTGTAGATTTAGAACGCTGACTGTGTTTTCCCCCATATTTGCCACATAAGCAAACTGACTATCCTTTGATATTCTAAAACCATGCGGCCCACTTCCAGTTGGAATGGTTTGTACAATAGAAAAATTCTTTGCATCGATAACGGAAACGGTGTTATCTTCGTTATTTGTAACTAATACATACTTTCCGTCCTCAGTAAAAACAATATGGGCAGGGTGGTTACCTACTTCCACTTCTTTAATGATCTTATCAGTATGTGGATCAAAAAATATTGCCTTTCCTTTCATTTCCATGGATTCGTCTTGACCATGCATCATTTTCGGAACAATGACTGCTCCAACCACTTTTCCATCAGGTGAAACTTGAATATTATGAACTGCTCCATCAAACTTAAAGTTTGCAAGTATCTTTTGCTTCTTAAGACTAATTTTAGAAATGCTTCCGCCCTCATTTGCAGTAAATAAGAAATGATCCTCGTTATTGGAGGATTGTGTCTCCATTTTCTCCGTTTTTTTATTTCTTTCTTCCTTTTTGTTATTCGTTGTATTACCACAACCTGCAAGAAATAATGACAGCATTAAAATACTGGTAAACAATAAAGTTAAATATTTTTTCATTTGTTTTTCCTCCTTACTTTTAATGTCATGATAGTGTCTAGGTCTGTTCCTTCGTTGTGACGTACATCACAACCTTATAAACATTTTTGATTTTCTTTAAACATTTGTGAAATCCTAACTTTCTGCAAAATTATCCGTTAAACTAAATTAGTTTATAAAAAATAAACCGGTGGAAAAGCTATTTATGTACATATTGTGAAAGCCGGATAGAAGTATTGAAAAAATCTATACCAATTCATTTACATAGGGTAGGGGGGTATGGTAAAATATAAGGAGATAATTATCTAGAAAGGGAGTATTCAAATGGAAAAAGTAACCTTAAATGTTAAAGGGATGTCTTGTGGGCATTGTGTAAAATCAGTAGAGGGTAGTGTGGGTGAACTGGAAGGAGTTCACGATGTAAAAGTTGATTTAAAAGCTGCTACCGTTAATGTTGAGTTTAATCCACAAGAGGTTTCATTAGATAAAATAAAAGAAACAATTGATGATCAAGGATACGATGTAAAATAAGCAAAAGAAAAGACGTGCTAGTTTTTGGCACGTTTTTTTAGAAATGAAATATACCTATATAGGGTATAAGAGGTGAGTAATATGAAAGAAACAAATTTGCAAATATCTGGAATGACCTGTGCTGCATGCGCAATTCGAATTGAAAAAGGTCTTAACAAACTAGAAGGCATAGAAACCGCTAGTGTGAATCTGGCATTAGAGAGATCCAATGTTAAATTTGATCCGGAAAAAGTAAAGATAGAGGATATTGAAAAAAAGATTAGGGATTTAGGGTATGATGTTGTCAATGAAAAAGCTGAATATGAAATCACTGGTATGACCTGTGCGGCTTGTTCGGCTCGGATAGAGAAAGGGCTAAATAAGCTCGATGGTGTAGTAAAAGCCAATGTGAATTTAGCATTAGAAAAAGCAACAGTAGAGTACAATAGTGCTGTCCTCTCGTCTGCTGATATCATAAAAAAAGTGGAAAGCCTTGGCTATGGTGCTCATATAAAGGAAGATGTAAAAGATAAAAGTGATTATCGTCAAAAGGAAATTCAGAAACAAACCGGTAAATTTATTTTTTCTGCGATTCTATCATTTCCACTATTATGGGCAATGGTTGGGCACTTTTCATTCACCTCCTTCATTTGGTTTCCAAAAATGTTTATGAATCCATGGGTACAATTTGCTTTGGCGACTCCGGTTCAATTTGTTATTGGAAAACAGTTCTATGTCGGAGCGTATAAAGCGTTGAAAAATAAAAGTGCCAATATGGACGTACTTGTTGCTCTTGGTACATCAGCGGCTTATTTCTATAGTTTATACTTATCACTAGTTTCTATTGGAAGTAATGCACATTCAGTTGAACTTTACTATGAGACCAGTTCCATTTTAATTACACTAATTATTCTAGGAAAGCTATTTGAGGCGAAAGCAAAAGGACGCTCATCTGAAGCCATTAAGAAATTAATGGGGCTTCAAGCAAAAACAGCGACCATTGAAAGAGCCGGAGTTGAGCAAGAGGTCCCCATTGAAGAAGTAATTGTTGGTGATATCCTTCATATTAAACCAGGAGAAAAAATTCCAGTAGACGGAAGGATTGTTGAGGGTATTTCTGCTGTTGATGAATCCATGCTGACGGGTGAAAGTGTCCCTGTTGATAAAAAAATAGGGGATGAAGTAATTGGGGCAACCATCAATAAAAATGGATTTTTAAAGGTGGAAACAACTAAAGTAGGAAGGGATACTGCATTAGCCCAAATTATAAAAGTGGTGGAAGAAGCACAGGGCTCAAAGGCGCCAATTCAACGCCTTGCAGACCAGATTTCAGGTGTGTTTGTTCCTATTGTTGTAGGTCTTGCAGTATTGGCTTTTATTGTTTGGTATGTTTGGGTTACCCCTGGGGATTTTGCAGAAGCGTTGGAGAAATTAATCGCAGTCCTTGTTATCGCATGTCCATGTGCCTTGGGCTTGGCAACGCCAACTTCCATCATGGCTGGGTCAGGACGAGCTGCCGAATATGGAATTCTCTTCAAAGGCGGCGAGCATTTGGAAATGACTCATAAGATATCAACAGTTGTATTAGATAAAACAGGCACTGTTACTAACGGAACACCTGTTTTAACTGATATATTTACAGGCCCACCTCAATCAGAGGTAGAATTCTTAGCCTTAGTGGGATCTGCTGAAAAACAATCAGAGCATCCACTAGCACAAGCGATCGTTCAAGGAATTAAAGATAAAGGAATATCATTGAAGGAAGTTTCTGAATTTGAAGCCATCCCTGGCTTCGGTATAAGAGCAGTGGTTGACGGCAAAGAGTTATTGGTTGGAACAAGAAAGCTGATGGACAGATATAATGTAACTGTTGAAGAAGCACTTGTTCAAATGGATAAATTAGAAAAGGTTGGAAAGACAGCCATGCTTGCTGCGATAGATGGTCAATATGCAGGCATGATTGCAGTAGCTGACACTATTAAAGAAACATCTAAAACGGCTATCAGCCGCCTTAAAGAAATGGGAATTGAAGTCATTATGATTACGGGAGATAATCAGCAGACAGCAAAAGCCATTGCTGCTCAAGCTGGGATTGATAACGTCATAGCTGAAGTGCTTCCTGAGGGGAAGGCAGATGAGATTAAGAAATTACAGGCACAGGGTAAGAAGGTAGCCATGGTTGGAGATGGAATCAATGACGCACCCGCTCTTGCCATTGCGGATATTGGAATGGCAATCGGAACTGGTACTGACGTTGCAATGGAAGCAGCTGATATCACTCTAATTCGCGGGGATCTAAATAGTATTGCAGATGCGATTTTTATGAGTAAGAAGACGATCCGTAATATAAAGCAGAACCTTTTCTGGGCCCTTGCTTATAATACACTTGGTATTCCTATCGCTGCTCTTGGACTCCTTGCTCCGTGGCTTGCTGGTGCTGCAATGGCATTCAGTTCCGTTTCCGTTGTTCTCAATGCCCTACGTTTACAAAAAGTAAAGTTATAATAACGGCAAAAATCAAAAAAACTCTGACCATGAAAACGTCAGAGTTTTTTATTTATATTTTGCTATTTTAAATTTTACGTATGATTATATTTAGCCGTAAGTTCACTTTCTGTCACCCATTTATGATTCTTTACCATTTCTCCCCCTGTAGTCGGAGTATAATCAATCATATACACAGTAGTCTTTTCTGCCGAATCAATTGATCCAGTCGCACCCATCATGCCTTTCATATGATCTGCTTCAATGGTAACCTCCGTACCAGGCTTTAATGTTTCCTTACCGCCATTTTTAATTTCCTCTTGAATGACCCACTTATGATTTTTAACCATTTCGCCACCTGTTGTCGGTTTATAAGAAACAACATAGGCAGTGGTATCATAAGCACCAACAATGGTTGCTTCGGCACCCTTCATACCTTCCATATGATCAGCATTGATAATTGCTTGGCTTCCAACTTTAAAGGTCGGGTTTTCTGCTTCTTTTAGACCTGTTGGAACTTCAGCTGAACTGGAGTGTTCCATAGAACTATGACCTGTTGATTCATGATTCATTTCTGTTTGTTTGGTTTCTTTTGTACTGTTGGACTGATTCTTGTCAGTGGTATCGTTACCGCACCCACTTAATCCAATAACTGCAGCAGTACAAAGAAGAATCAAATGCTTTTTCATTATTTACATCCCCTCTTATGAGAAATATTAATAATATACCCTTATAGAGTACAATGAAAACATTTTAGCTTAGGAATGTTTTCTCATTTCACTTGGAATTGCCCCATCATTCCAGCATCTTCATGTTCAAGGATATGACAATGGTACATGAAAGTTCCTGTGTGATTAAATGTGGCTATGGCTCTTACCTTTTCACCAGGATAGACGAGAAAGGTGTCTTTCCAACCGGTTTCATTAGCAGGTGGTGGATTTCCGTCCCGATCCAGTATTTGAAATTGAGTACCGTGAGCGTGAAATGGATGGGGCATGCCACCCATCATCCCACCTGTGTCATTGGTTACTTCCCAAATTTCTGTAGTATGAAGAGTTAGGACTTCGTCAATGCGGTCCATATCCATCTGTTTCCCATTAATGTTGACATTTGGCCCCATTCCTTGAAAGGAAAACTTTCTTGTTTTAATCGCACTGGATGGATCGATTCTTTGAATGTCGGTAAACTTAGAAGGCAAATTAACTGTTTTATTCGATTTACTTCCTATACTAAAACGCATAAATTTGGTTTCTTGATCCATTAAGGATACTGTGTCACCTTTTTCAAATTTAGAGAAATCTATAATAATTTCTGCCCTTTCACCAGGACCAAGAATAATATTGGTCATTTCCACTGGCTCTGTCAAGAAACCACCGTCACTTGCAATTTGAACAAATGCTTGATTGTTGCTTAGATGGATTTGATACGACCGAGCATTTAAACCATTCAATAACCGAAGCCTCATTTGACCGCTTGGAACCTGTAAATAGGGAGATATTGCCCCATTTACAAGTATCGTATCTCCTTGGAGACCCATCATGACATCATGCATTCCAAGGTTATAACTGAATGAACCATTTGAATCAAATGTCTTATCTTGAATAACTAATGGAACATCATTCACACCGTATTCTTTAGGAATATCGAGATTGTCTGAAATATCATCATCAATATAAAATAAACCAGCAAGGCCTTTGTATACTTGCTCTCCAGTTTTATGGAGAAGATGTGGGTGATACCATAATGTAGAAGCTGGCTGGTTAATGGTGAATGTGGGGTTCCATATGGTTCCAGGTTTAATCCCGTCATGTGGCCCGCCATCTTGATCGCCATTTACTTCAAGGCCGTGCCAATGAACTGTCGTTTGTTCATCGAGGTTGTTTTTTACCTTTATAGATACTTCTTCTCCTCTTCGCACTCTAATAACAGGTCCAAAATAATTTCCATTGTATCCTAATGTTTCAGCTTTTTTTCCCTTAATGAATTCCGTTGTCCCCTTTTGTGCAATTATTTGAAACTCTGCTTTTTGGGGATCAGGATTTTCATCCTTCAATAAAGGCGGTATGGGTAAGGGAGTCTCTCGGAGTAAAGCTACTTTGTTTTGAGTGTTTTTAGAAGAATTGTTCAACATTTGACCTGGGCCCATTCCAGTTTGTCTGAAAAATAACAAAACAGCTCCGATGAAAACAATAAATAAGGTTATGATGATCCCAGTTCTATTTTTCAAATTTTTACTCCTCCTAGCTGTGGGTATGCACTTATTTTTTGACATTCAACACGTAAATAAAAGTAAATGTAAAAAATCAGCAAAAAATAAAAAATATATTTATTTATAAATACCTATACGGGTACTCAATATAGAATAATTTTATTTTATTAAGATTGCTACAAAAAAGGCTTTATACCGAACTCCATTACTGAATTAAATTTATAGCCTGCATACTTTCTTCATTAATTTAGTTTATGATTTAGTTATTAGATTTTAAGCAAAACTAAACTATTACATAGTGTAAGTTCCTTTTATTAAGGAAATAAAAATATAAATTAAATTTTAAGGAGTATCTTGGTGAGAAAGAAAATTAAGTTTAATAGTATATCTTTCAAGTTAGGTCTGTTATTTAGTGGAGTATTTATCATTTTACTGCTCATTTTAGGCACTATTTTATATGGAGTTTTTACAAATCTGTTTGTTGACTATATCAAACAAGATTTGTTAGCAAGAGGAAATAATCATGCTGAAATCCTCGAAGATCGATTAGATGAAACAACAATAAGTCACGTAGTTGCAATGGAGAATAGTGTAGTAACGAATGTGGTAATTGTTGATTCTAATGGAAAAGTGATAGGTTCATCTGTAACTCCTGATATAGACATGAAACAGCACCTTCTTTCAGAAAGAAGTAACAAGCCAAGGTATGTAGAAGTGGATTGGAAAGAACACAAATATATTATAACCGTCTCACCTGTTGGGAATGGTAGAGCTTTTGTTTATATGTACTATCCGTCCTATATTCTACGAGATATTGTCTATGTGATGAATATGTTAATTATAGTAGCAAGTCTCGGGATGATTTTATTGGCTTTAGGATTTATTGGGCTCCTCTCGCGAAGAATTGTAAAACCCCTTCTTACGATGAAAGAGGCAACCAATAATATGGCATTAGGAAAATACAAACAAGTCATACCAGTGAAAGGGAGCGATGAAATCTCCGAGTTGGGAAACTCCATACAAATTTTAGGAGAACAGCTTCAATATTATGAAGAAAGTAGGAATGAGTTTTTAGCAGCTGTTTCGCACGAACTTCGAACCCCTTTAACATATATTAAGGGATACAGTGATATCTTATCTAAAGGAATAATAAAGGATCGTCATGAACAAGCCGAGTACTTAAAAATTATTAATAAAGAAACCAATAGGATCTCTTTTTTGGTTAATGATTTATTGGAGATGAGTAAGCTACAGGTCGGTAAATTTGAATTAGAAAAAGAATGCGTATATATCAATCCTAGTATTGAGAAAGTTATTTCAAGTCTTAAACCTGCAGCTAGTAATAAAGGGTTAAACTTAAATAAAAATCTTCAAATAGAAACTGATAAAGTCAATATTGATATCCAAAGAATGGAACAGGTTTTTTATAATCTTATAGAAAATGCAATAAAATACACACTCAAGGGAGACGTTACTGTTCGTTCTTATTCTAAAAAGGGCTTTACCATAATTGAAATAGAGGATACTGGCATAGGGATTCCTGAGGAGGATTTACCGAAAATCTGGGATCAATTTTACCGAGTGGACCAGTCTAGAACAAGAAAAACAGGTGGGACAGGGCTGGGTTTATATGTAGTGAAAAATATTATCGAATCACATGATGGTCAAATCAGAGTTAACAGCAAAGAAAATGAAGGGTCAACTTTTACCATATTTTTAAAACATAATAAATGGGAGAAAGAAAAATGAAAAAAATATTAATTGTTGATGATGAGTTTGAAATGAGACTATTGTTAAAGCTTTATTTACAACAAGAAAGCTATCTTGTAGAGGATGCAGAGGATGGTAGGCAAGCATACGAGAAAATTCTAAAAGACGATTATGATTTAATTATCCTCGATGTAATGATGCCGCTAATGGACGGTTGGGAAACGCTCAAACAAATTAGGACGATATCTGAAGTTCCGGTGATTATGCTAACTGCAAAGGGATCTGTTCAAGATAAAGTAACGGGTTTAACCATAGGGGCTGATGATTATTTAGTTAAACCATTTGAGGAAGCTGAATTAATGGCTAGGGTTAAGGCGTTATTACGTAGAGCTCAACACAATGATTTAAGTGAGGAAATCCTAAAATATAAAGGACTAATCTTGAATGTATCTGCTCGTGAATTAACCTATCAAGGAGGCGGCATTAATTTAACCCAAACAGAATTTGATCTATTAAAGGTTCTAGTAGAACATAAGGGGAAGGCTTTTTCTAGAGAACAGCTTGTAGAGTTAATTTGGGGAATGGAATTTATGGGAGAGGATCGGACCGTTGACTCCCATATTAAAAATTTGAGAGAAAAATTAAAGGCAGCTGGGAT from Bacillus sp. SLBN-46 encodes:
- a CDS encoding YdhK family protein; protein product: MKKHLILLCTAAVIGLSGCGNDTTDKNQSNSTKETKQTEMNHESTGHSSMEHSSSAEVPTGLKEAENPTFKVGSQAIINADHMEGMKGAEATIVGAYDTTAYVVSYKPTTGGEMVKNHKWVIQEEIKNGGKETLKPGTEVTIEADHMKGMMGATGSIDSAEKTTVYMIDYTPTTGGEMVKNHKWVTESELTAKYNHT
- a CDS encoding multicopper oxidase domain-containing protein — protein: MKNRTGIIITLFIVFIGAVLLFFRQTGMGPGQMLNNSSKNTQNKVALLRETPLPIPPLLKDENPDPQKAEFQIIAQKGTTEFIKGKKAETLGYNGNYFGPVIRVRRGEEVSIKVKNNLDEQTTVHWHGLEVNGDQDGGPHDGIKPGTIWNPTFTINQPASTLWYHPHLLHKTGEQVYKGLAGLFYIDDDISDNLDIPKEYGVNDVPLVIQDKTFDSNGSFSYNLGMHDVMMGLQGDTILVNGAISPYLQVPSGQMRLRLLNGLNARSYQIHLSNNQAFVQIASDGGFLTEPVEMTNIILGPGERAEIIIDFSKFEKGDTVSLMDQETKFMRFSIGSKSNKTVNLPSKFTDIQRIDPSSAIKTRKFSFQGMGPNVNINGKQMDMDRIDEVLTLHTTEIWEVTNDTGGMMGGMPHPFHAHGTQFQILDRDGNPPPANETGWKDTFLVYPGEKVRAIATFNHTGTFMYHCHILEHEDAGMMGQFQVK
- a CDS encoding HAMP domain-containing sensor histidine kinase — translated: MRKKIKFNSISFKLGLLFSGVFIILLLILGTILYGVFTNLFVDYIKQDLLARGNNHAEILEDRLDETTISHVVAMENSVVTNVVIVDSNGKVIGSSVTPDIDMKQHLLSERSNKPRYVEVDWKEHKYIITVSPVGNGRAFVYMYYPSYILRDIVYVMNMLIIVASLGMILLALGFIGLLSRRIVKPLLTMKEATNNMALGKYKQVIPVKGSDEISELGNSIQILGEQLQYYEESRNEFLAAVSHELRTPLTYIKGYSDILSKGIIKDRHEQAEYLKIINKETNRISFLVNDLLEMSKLQVGKFELEKECVYINPSIEKVISSLKPAASNKGLNLNKNLQIETDKVNIDIQRMEQVFYNLIENAIKYTLKGDVTVRSYSKKGFTIIEIEDTGIGIPEEDLPKIWDQFYRVDQSRTRKTGGTGLGLYVVKNIIESHDGQIRVNSKENEGSTFTIFLKHNKWEKEK
- a CDS encoding response regulator transcription factor — translated: MKKILIVDDEFEMRLLLKLYLQQESYLVEDAEDGRQAYEKILKDDYDLIILDVMMPLMDGWETLKQIRTISEVPVIMLTAKGSVQDKVTGLTIGADDYLVKPFEEAELMARVKALLRRAQHNDLSEEILKYKGLILNVSARELTYQGGGINLTQTEFDLLKVLVEHKGKAFSREQLVELIWGMEFMGEDRTVDSHIKNLREKLKAAGIDRSLIKTVWGIGYKVE